In the genome of Nisaea sediminum, one region contains:
- the hemP gene encoding hemin uptake protein HemP — MNIRITNENDLHLRNCRIMTLINNAVGNAASRDLEKAGVAELLAGTPSDKPEDGETASAAQSDGSDEKTRIHVSDLMGNDREVFLLFNGAEYRLRVTNNNKLILTK; from the coding sequence ATGAATATCCGCATCACTAATGAGAATGATTTGCATTTACGAAATTGCCGCATTATGACATTGATCAACAATGCGGTGGGGAATGCCGCTTCGCGTGATCTGGAAAAAGCAGGAGTAGCCGAGTTGTTGGCGGGGACACCCTCGGACAAGCCGGAAGACGGTGAGACCGCTTCCGCTGCGCAATCGGACGGTTCGGACGAGAAGACCCGAATCCATGTGAGCGACCTGATGGGGAACGACCGGGAGGTCTTTCTTCTCTTCAACGGCGCCGAATACCGGCTCCGCGTTACCAACAACAACAAGCTCATCCTGACGAAATAA
- a CDS encoding 3-hydroxybenzoate 6-monooxygenase yields the protein MAGRSILIAGGGIGGLAAAAGLAQKGIASIVFEQAAELGEIGAGIQIGPNAFHSFDTLGVGDEARAKAVYIDALRLMDAKEGGEIAQIPLGEDFRRHMGNPYAVVHRADLHKVLLDYCVASPLVELRTSHRSLGYEQDGSSVTLKLDGREPVTGCALIAAEGLRSPIRAQLVGDGEPRISGHTTYRSVIPTEQMPEDLRWNAATLWAGPKCHIVHYPLKGWKVFNLVVTYHRDLQEAISGRPVSKEEVAQGFEHIHPRARQIIEHGENWKLWVLCDRDPVDKWVDGRVALLGDAAHPMLQYFAQGACMAMEDAVCLAHCMESHDGIEAALNTYRDMRLPRTTRVQVSSRLIGDYIYHPDGAIAATRNQIMSSRTPEEWYDRLHWLYGSNGLQN from the coding sequence ATGGCGGGTCGATCCATACTGATCGCCGGTGGCGGCATTGGCGGGCTTGCGGCTGCGGCGGGCCTCGCGCAGAAGGGCATTGCCTCGATCGTGTTCGAGCAGGCGGCCGAACTGGGCGAGATCGGAGCCGGCATCCAGATCGGCCCGAACGCATTCCATTCCTTCGACACGCTCGGCGTCGGCGACGAGGCGCGGGCGAAAGCGGTCTATATCGATGCGCTCCGCCTTATGGATGCCAAGGAAGGCGGCGAGATCGCGCAGATCCCGCTCGGCGAGGACTTCCGCCGCCACATGGGCAATCCCTATGCCGTCGTGCACCGCGCGGACCTGCACAAGGTGCTGCTGGATTATTGCGTGGCGAGCCCGCTGGTCGAGCTCCGCACCAGTCACAGATCGCTGGGCTATGAGCAGGACGGCAGCAGCGTCACCCTGAAGCTCGACGGCCGCGAACCGGTGACCGGATGTGCGCTGATCGCGGCCGAAGGGCTGCGCTCTCCGATCCGGGCCCAGCTTGTCGGCGACGGCGAGCCGCGTATCTCCGGACACACGACCTACCGTTCTGTGATCCCGACGGAGCAGATGCCCGAGGACCTGCGCTGGAACGCGGCGACCCTCTGGGCCGGGCCGAAATGCCATATCGTCCATTACCCGCTGAAGGGCTGGAAGGTCTTCAATCTGGTGGTGACCTATCACCGTGACCTGCAGGAGGCGATTTCCGGCCGGCCGGTTTCCAAGGAAGAAGTCGCGCAGGGCTTCGAGCATATCCATCCGCGCGCCCGGCAGATCATCGAGCATGGCGAGAACTGGAAGCTCTGGGTGCTCTGCGACCGCGATCCGGTGGACAAATGGGTCGACGGGCGTGTCGCGCTGCTTGGCGATGCCGCCCATCCGATGCTGCAATATTTCGCCCAGGGCGCCTGCATGGCGATGGAGGACGCGGTCTGCCTCGCCCATTGCATGGAGAGTCACGACGGAATCGAGGCCGCGCTCAACACCTATCGCGACATGCGGCTGCCGCGCACCACGCGGGTCCAGGTCAGCAGCCGCCTGATCGGCGATTACATCTATCACCCGGACGGCGCCATCGCGGCGACCCGGAACCAGATCATGTCGAGCCGCACGCCGGAGGAATGGTACGACCGGCTGCACTGGCTCTATGGCTCGAACGGATTGCAGAACTGA
- a CDS encoding cupin domain-containing protein, with protein MGPDKDKAAAPHGMQPHDTPELRALYKGFEEESLLPLWTQRADLMPSHPSPKAVPHVWKWSKLLPLAEKSGELVPVGRGGERRAIGLANPGLGGNAYVSPTMWAAIQYLGPKETAPEHRHSQNAFRFVVEGEGVWTVVNGDPVRMSRGDLLLTPGWHFHGHQNVTDKPMAWIDGLDIPFSQQNDVGFFEFGPEKVSDASTPEFSRGERLWCHPGLRPLSRLKATPSSPIGAYRWVHTDRALSEQLKLEDEGYDVTVEKGHAAIRYVNPTTGGDVMSTMRTEFHRLRAGTATVSRREVGSSVFQVFDGKGAVVLDGTKHKLEKGDMFVVPSWVQWSLQAETGFDLFRFSDAPIMERLNFARTEIDGVIEPR; from the coding sequence ATGGGACCGGACAAGGACAAGGCGGCGGCCCCGCACGGCATGCAGCCGCACGACACGCCGGAGCTGCGCGCACTTTATAAAGGCTTCGAGGAAGAGTCGTTGCTGCCGCTCTGGACCCAGCGCGCCGACCTGATGCCCTCGCATCCCTCGCCGAAAGCCGTTCCTCATGTCTGGAAATGGTCGAAGTTGCTGCCGCTCGCGGAAAAATCCGGCGAGCTGGTGCCGGTCGGCCGCGGCGGAGAGCGCCGCGCCATCGGCCTCGCCAATCCGGGGCTCGGCGGCAACGCCTATGTCAGCCCGACCATGTGGGCCGCGATCCAGTATCTCGGCCCGAAAGAAACCGCGCCGGAGCACCGGCATTCCCAGAACGCCTTCCGCTTCGTGGTCGAAGGCGAAGGGGTCTGGACGGTGGTCAACGGAGATCCCGTCCGGATGAGCCGGGGCGACCTGCTGTTGACCCCGGGCTGGCACTTCCACGGCCACCAGAACGTGACCGACAAGCCGATGGCCTGGATCGACGGGCTCGATATCCCGTTCTCGCAGCAGAACGATGTCGGCTTCTTCGAGTTCGGCCCGGAGAAGGTGAGCGATGCCTCGACACCGGAATTCTCCCGCGGCGAGCGGCTGTGGTGCCATCCGGGCCTGCGTCCGCTCTCCCGACTGAAGGCGACGCCGAGCTCGCCGATCGGCGCCTATCGCTGGGTCCACACCGACCGGGCGCTCTCCGAGCAGCTGAAGCTCGAAGACGAGGGCTACGACGTCACCGTCGAGAAGGGTCATGCGGCAATCCGCTATGTGAACCCGACCACCGGCGGCGACGTCATGTCAACCATGCGCACCGAGTTTCACCGCCTTCGCGCCGGAACCGCGACGGTGTCGCGCCGCGAGGTAGGGTCCTCTGTCTTTCAGGTCTTCGACGGCAAGGGTGCGGTGGTACTGGACGGCACAAAGCATAAGCTGGAGAAGGGCGACATGTTCGTCGTTCCGTCCTGGGTGCAGTGGTCGCTGCAGGCGGAAACCGGTTTCGATCTCTTCCGTTTTTCGGATGCCCCGATCATGGAGCGGCTGAATTTCGCCCGCACCGAAATCGATGGCGTAATCGAACCGCGTTGA
- a CDS encoding energy transducer TonB → MSAVIGRRVDFSSKVAGFTVAVVLHGAAIWSMAAFQDPATSAFDAASGGLTVMIGEAGGAQEIGEVGAAQAEGVVEGTAEEVTLEQAPPVEMVQSITDTTVPVETAPIPEAVETVVAETVPAEPVEVSEPVEPAPVVAEAVEVPVVEAETVQAVSEPVAPAPVPQLRPEPKPQPVTAAVAVPPRPVKAVEPVEAKAAKPDPAPSAEPASERSVAEKKKGSGAFFDAAASSPTLSTTAGTLQAASGGGGAAGARKSYLASLQSWLERHKKYPRAARLRRYEGTVQFRFLIDRAGSVLEHSIVESSGKRVLDEAVLELLKRANPMPSMPPEIGGATLELTTSIDFRLR, encoded by the coding sequence ATGAGCGCGGTGATCGGGCGGCGCGTTGACTTCTCCTCCAAGGTGGCCGGCTTTACGGTCGCCGTGGTGCTGCATGGCGCGGCGATCTGGTCGATGGCTGCCTTTCAGGATCCCGCGACAAGTGCGTTCGATGCGGCGTCGGGCGGACTCACCGTTATGATTGGCGAGGCGGGCGGCGCGCAGGAGATCGGCGAGGTCGGTGCGGCGCAGGCCGAAGGCGTTGTCGAGGGCACGGCCGAGGAGGTGACGCTGGAACAGGCGCCTCCTGTGGAGATGGTTCAAAGCATCACCGACACGACGGTGCCGGTCGAGACGGCCCCGATCCCAGAGGCAGTGGAGACGGTGGTCGCGGAGACGGTGCCGGCCGAACCTGTGGAGGTCTCAGAGCCGGTTGAACCCGCGCCGGTCGTCGCGGAGGCGGTCGAAGTACCGGTCGTGGAGGCGGAGACCGTCCAGGCGGTCTCGGAACCCGTTGCCCCGGCGCCGGTACCCCAGCTCCGGCCGGAGCCGAAGCCGCAACCTGTCACGGCGGCGGTCGCGGTTCCACCACGCCCGGTCAAGGCGGTGGAACCGGTTGAGGCAAAGGCCGCGAAGCCTGATCCGGCACCGTCGGCGGAGCCAGCGTCGGAACGGTCTGTCGCAGAGAAGAAGAAGGGATCGGGCGCGTTCTTCGATGCAGCGGCCTCTTCGCCGACCCTCTCGACCACAGCCGGCACATTGCAGGCGGCGTCGGGCGGAGGCGGTGCGGCTGGCGCGCGCAAATCCTACCTCGCGTCGCTTCAGAGCTGGCTCGAACGGCACAAGAAGTATCCGCGTGCGGCGCGCCTCAGACGCTATGAGGGAACGGTCCAGTTCCGCTTCCTGATCGACCGCGCCGGAAGCGTGCTCGAGCATTCGATTGTCGAGAGTTCCGGAAAGCGGGTTCTGGACGAGGCGGTTCTCGAGCTCCTGAAGCGGGCGAACCCGATGCCCTCCATGCCTCCGGAAATCGGCGGCGCCACGCTCGAACTGACGACATCGATCGATTTCAGACTCCGCTGA
- a CDS encoding ExbD/TolR family protein, protein MRLVKPKRKSAAENVLPLINVVFLLLIFFMLAGALEKADMLNIDPPETLATELPDDTTAILLVDEQGALSFRDEIVGRDQIVARLTAWFAEHPDGRLKLKADAKSDAAEVIALIEELRAVGLKELGLLATGAS, encoded by the coding sequence ATGCGCCTTGTCAAACCAAAGCGGAAATCCGCGGCCGAGAACGTGCTGCCTCTGATCAACGTGGTCTTCCTGCTGCTGATCTTTTTCATGCTGGCCGGTGCGTTGGAAAAGGCGGACATGCTCAACATCGACCCGCCGGAAACCCTTGCGACGGAGCTGCCGGACGATACAACCGCGATTCTGCTCGTCGACGAACAAGGCGCCCTGTCCTTCCGGGACGAGATTGTCGGACGCGATCAGATCGTCGCGCGGCTGACGGCCTGGTTCGCGGAGCACCCGGACGGGCGTCTCAAGCTTAAGGCCGATGCAAAGAGCGACGCGGCCGAGGTGATCGCGCTGATCGAGGAACTCCGGGCGGTCGGTCTGAAGGAACTTGGCCTTTTGGCGACGGGGGCGTCATGA
- a CDS encoding ExbD/TolR family protein, translated as MRLAARRRRPSAEISLTPLIDVVFILLVFFMLASSFLDWRAIGLQTATLGGAGAVSEGSVLVKLRSDGGFLVSGESMDHAAFSERLASLAGRGKKPKIVLEAERGVPLQALVDTVDLAAAQGLTDVTLAGRRER; from the coding sequence ATGCGCCTCGCAGCGCGGCGGCGGCGTCCTTCGGCGGAGATATCTCTCACGCCGCTGATCGACGTGGTCTTCATCCTTCTGGTGTTCTTCATGCTGGCTTCCAGCTTTCTTGACTGGCGCGCCATCGGTCTGCAGACGGCGACTCTCGGCGGGGCCGGTGCGGTATCCGAAGGTTCTGTTCTTGTGAAGCTGCGGTCCGACGGCGGTTTTCTCGTCTCTGGCGAGAGCATGGATCATGCCGCGTTCTCCGAGCGGCTGGCGTCGCTGGCCGGGCGCGGGAAAAAGCCGAAGATCGTCCTTGAGGCGGAGCGCGGCGTGCCGTTGCAGGCTCTGGTCGACACCGTCGACCTAGCGGCGGCACAGGGGCTGACCGACGTCACGCTCGCCGGCCGCCGGGAGCGCTGA
- a CDS encoding heme/hemin ABC transporter substrate-binding protein has protein sequence MRRLPSLLLAAALLLVQAAHADSPQRIVSAGGDITEIIYALGAGDRVIAVDSTSNHPAEAASKEQIGYIRRLAAEGILSLQPDLLIAAHDAGPPAAVEQLRAAGLRVELAPKGDTPDGVLGKVRFVGKALGMDAEAEALAGRIETDLSKAIETAKSYTDSPRVIFVLSERDGAPLVAGAETSADAIIALAGAANAAEGFSGYKPMSQEAIIEAAPDVLLMMSQTVERLGGIDAMLARPDFSLTPAGKERRYVAMEGMFLLGFGPRAPEAVRSLATALRGG, from the coding sequence ATGAGACGGCTACCGTCCCTTTTGCTCGCCGCGGCGCTCTTGCTCGTGCAAGCGGCGCACGCGGACAGCCCGCAGCGGATCGTCTCCGCCGGCGGAGACATCACCGAGATCATCTACGCGCTCGGCGCCGGCGACCGGGTGATCGCGGTCGACAGCACCTCGAACCATCCCGCCGAGGCGGCCTCGAAAGAGCAGATCGGCTATATCCGCAGGCTCGCCGCCGAGGGGATCCTCTCCTTGCAGCCGGATTTGTTGATCGCCGCGCACGATGCCGGACCTCCGGCGGCCGTCGAGCAGCTTCGCGCCGCGGGGCTGCGCGTCGAACTGGCGCCGAAGGGGGATACTCCGGACGGCGTGCTCGGAAAGGTTCGTTTCGTCGGCAAGGCGCTCGGCATGGATGCGGAAGCCGAGGCGCTCGCGGGGCGTATCGAGACCGACTTGAGCAAGGCCATCGAAACCGCCAAAAGCTACACGGATAGCCCTCGGGTAATCTTCGTGCTGAGCGAACGCGACGGTGCGCCGCTGGTCGCCGGCGCGGAGACGTCCGCCGACGCGATCATCGCCCTGGCCGGCGCGGCGAACGCCGCCGAGGGCTTTTCCGGCTACAAGCCGATGTCGCAGGAGGCGATCATCGAGGCGGCGCCGGACGTGCTGCTGATGATGTCCCAGACCGTCGAGCGCCTGGGAGGCATCGATGCCATGCTCGCCCGCCCCGATTTCTCCCTGACGCCGGCCGGCAAGGAACGCCGCTACGTTGCTATGGAAGGCATGTTTCTGCTCGGCTTCGGTCCACGGGCGCCGGAGGCGGTGCGGTCGCTCGCTACGGCCCTGCGCGGCGGCTGA
- a CDS encoding FecCD family ABC transporter permease: MSGTTVLPRQAAARLAGTPVFALLGAALLIVAFAELVLGPVKLGPGDLLAVLLGEGERGPSAILLQIRLPRAVLGLAVGFGLALSGCAMQGVLRNPLADPGLIGVTAGAAVGAVSVIVLGNYFMGDLPAPVRPYALPLGAFIGGMLVTGFVFSLSRRSGGTNVAMLILAGVAVNAIAGALIGAMVYISDDQQLRDLTFWSMGSIASGNWMQVSVTTALAMAATLGLLTMGRSLDLFQLGERAAFHAGIDIEREKWRIALMTAIAVGAVTAAAGPIGFIGLVAPHMARLIVGPAHRNVLPAAALIGGALILGADLAVRLAVPPTEPPIGLATSMIGGPFFLWLLMRRLKRGSL, from the coding sequence ATGTCCGGGACCACCGTCCTGCCGCGCCAGGCGGCGGCGCGATTAGCCGGGACTCCGGTCTTCGCGCTGCTCGGGGCGGCTCTGCTGATCGTCGCCTTCGCCGAACTGGTGCTCGGCCCGGTGAAGCTCGGGCCCGGCGACCTGCTGGCAGTGCTCTTGGGCGAGGGGGAGCGAGGGCCGAGCGCGATCCTGCTGCAGATCCGCCTGCCGCGCGCGGTGCTCGGTCTCGCCGTCGGTTTCGGTCTCGCGCTTTCCGGCTGTGCCATGCAGGGGGTGCTGCGCAACCCGCTGGCGGATCCCGGCCTGATCGGCGTGACCGCGGGGGCAGCGGTGGGGGCCGTCTCCGTCATCGTACTCGGAAACTATTTCATGGGAGACCTCCCGGCTCCTGTGCGGCCCTACGCCCTGCCGCTCGGCGCCTTCATCGGTGGCATGCTCGTCACCGGTTTCGTCTTCTCGCTCTCGCGACGCAGCGGCGGAACAAATGTCGCGATGCTGATCCTTGCGGGCGTTGCGGTGAACGCCATCGCCGGTGCCCTGATCGGCGCCATGGTCTATATCAGCGACGACCAGCAGCTGCGCGACCTGACCTTCTGGTCCATGGGCTCGATCGCGTCCGGAAACTGGATGCAGGTCTCCGTCACCACGGCGCTCGCAATGGCAGCTACACTCGGGCTGCTGACCATGGGCCGCTCCCTCGATCTCTTCCAGCTCGGCGAGCGCGCCGCATTTCATGCGGGGATCGATATCGAGCGTGAGAAATGGCGCATCGCGCTGATGACGGCGATCGCGGTCGGGGCGGTGACGGCGGCGGCGGGGCCGATCGGCTTCATCGGTTTGGTCGCCCCGCACATGGCCCGGCTGATCGTCGGCCCGGCGCACCGCAACGTGCTGCCGGCGGCGGCGCTGATCGGCGGCGCGCTGATCCTCGGTGCCGATCTCGCGGTCCGGCTCGCGGTACCGCCGACCGAACCGCCGATCGGGCTCGCCACCAGCATGATCGGCGGGCCGTTTTTCCTCTGGTTGCTGATGCGGCGCCTGAAGCGGGGAAGCCTCTGA
- a CDS encoding Tat pathway signal protein, with the protein MRFERFFWTILTVLASAVLSVSVSAADLSGKRLLVELNKMEPAGEDCRTTWVLNNGTGADLARLKLDIVAFDSDGIVARRVGAELGPIGTGHTRVKLFDLKSIECGNVRRMLMNGVLACEVEGAEAASLEQCASSIETAARTTVPFTQ; encoded by the coding sequence ATGCGCTTCGAGCGTTTCTTCTGGACGATTTTGACGGTGCTGGCGTCGGCGGTGCTCTCTGTTTCCGTGAGTGCTGCCGATCTTTCCGGTAAGCGCCTTCTGGTCGAACTGAACAAGATGGAGCCGGCGGGCGAGGATTGCCGCACCACCTGGGTGCTGAACAACGGCACCGGAGCGGATCTGGCACGCCTCAAGCTCGACATTGTTGCCTTCGACTCCGACGGCATTGTTGCGCGCCGCGTCGGCGCCGAACTCGGGCCGATCGGCACCGGGCACACGCGGGTCAAGCTCTTCGATCTGAAATCCATCGAGTGCGGCAATGTGCGCCGGATGCTGATGAACGGCGTGCTTGCCTGCGAGGTCGAGGGGGCCGAGGCTGCCTCTCTGGAACAGTGCGCCAGCAGCATCGAAACCGCCGCGCGGACGACGGTTCCCTTCACCCAGTGA
- a CDS encoding TonB-dependent receptor domain-containing protein has translation MRVYIAAAACIATAVALPADAQEATRLDRIVISAGKEKVAIETPQSVSVVDQEDLEAAQPTTIGDVLTDLPGVKAIGSERVLGESFNIRGIGSLGSADENRLIVRVDGATKFHEQYRMGSFFSDPELYKGVEVLRGPASSTLYGSGALGGVIDVTTKDAADYLKGDDKYAFRQKFEAHDNESGFLTSSIFAARPVDDLDLLGAFNYRRAGEYEDGDGNAVTGSDFEAPSGLLKGTYRFGADKEHKLRASYQHWETEDKNDNYSQTNTSLNFGYIDREVRDQTAVLSYGYTPANNPLIDLEVYGSYSNTEVDQYNSTLKNTSTSQLFQDTFYAYETWQARVENTASFSGQSYENHLITGVSTAFQTRTADTPVSTVSTTGGIDFHPGGETEQYGVYVQDELVLWDKLTLIPGIRLDHQSITPSSSVSFSQDSVENTALSPKLAAHYQLNPNWGVFGSVSYTERLPVLDELFDANSGNLNLDPEQSFNVEGGVAASFRDIALDSDAFTAKTTLFRNEVENLIERENTRATFYNVGQAEIVGVEFEASYESTYFFSRAAYTMIRGENTETDEDLNSIPADELVLTLGGRLPEQDLSFGWRGVFAAGQDKVSGTTLTTNGYTVHNLFASWKPSEGVMEGTEVRFGVENLLDKNYREHLSGDNAAGRTFRITLARQF, from the coding sequence ATGCGTGTTTACATCGCTGCGGCGGCGTGTATCGCCACCGCTGTGGCCCTGCCGGCTGATGCCCAGGAGGCCACACGGCTCGACCGGATCGTGATTTCCGCGGGCAAGGAAAAAGTAGCCATCGAGACCCCGCAATCGGTGTCCGTCGTCGACCAGGAAGACCTGGAAGCGGCGCAGCCGACCACCATCGGCGACGTGCTGACCGACCTGCCGGGCGTGAAGGCGATCGGCTCCGAGCGGGTGCTCGGCGAGAGCTTCAACATCCGCGGTATCGGCTCGCTCGGCTCCGCCGACGAGAACCGGCTGATCGTCCGCGTGGACGGCGCCACCAAATTCCACGAGCAGTACCGGATGGGGTCCTTCTTTTCCGACCCTGAACTCTACAAGGGCGTCGAAGTGCTGCGCGGCCCGGCCTCCTCGACACTCTATGGCTCCGGTGCGCTCGGCGGCGTGATCGACGTCACGACCAAGGATGCGGCCGATTATCTGAAGGGGGACGACAAGTACGCGTTCCGGCAGAAGTTCGAGGCCCACGACAACGAGTCCGGTTTCCTGACCTCGAGCATCTTCGCCGCGCGGCCCGTCGACGACCTGGATCTCCTCGGCGCCTTCAACTACCGCCGGGCGGGAGAGTATGAGGACGGCGACGGCAATGCTGTGACCGGCTCGGACTTCGAGGCGCCGTCGGGTCTGCTGAAAGGGACCTACCGGTTCGGTGCGGACAAGGAGCACAAGCTGCGCGCCTCCTATCAGCACTGGGAAACCGAGGATAAGAACGACAACTACTCCCAGACCAATACCTCGCTCAATTTCGGCTATATCGACCGAGAGGTACGAGATCAGACCGCGGTGCTGAGCTACGGCTATACGCCGGCGAACAACCCGCTGATCGACCTGGAGGTTTACGGTTCCTATTCGAACACCGAGGTGGATCAGTATAATTCCACCCTGAAGAACACGAGCACATCTCAGCTCTTCCAGGACACTTTCTACGCCTACGAGACCTGGCAGGCTCGGGTCGAGAACACGGCGTCCTTCAGCGGCCAGTCTTACGAGAACCATCTGATCACAGGCGTCAGCACCGCCTTCCAGACCCGCACCGCCGATACGCCGGTCAGCACGGTCAGCACGACCGGCGGGATCGACTTCCACCCGGGCGGCGAGACCGAGCAGTATGGCGTCTATGTCCAGGACGAGCTGGTGCTCTGGGACAAGCTGACACTGATCCCCGGTATCCGTCTGGATCACCAGTCCATCACGCCGTCGAGCAGCGTGAGCTTCAGCCAGGACAGTGTCGAGAACACCGCGCTTTCCCCGAAGCTGGCCGCGCATTACCAGCTCAACCCGAACTGGGGCGTCTTCGGTTCCGTCTCCTATACAGAGCGTCTGCCGGTGCTGGACGAACTGTTCGACGCCAATAGCGGCAACCTCAATCTTGATCCGGAACAATCCTTCAATGTGGAGGGCGGCGTCGCCGCGTCCTTCCGGGACATCGCGTTGGACAGCGATGCCTTCACCGCGAAGACGACGCTGTTCCGCAACGAGGTCGAGAACCTGATCGAGCGCGAGAACACCCGGGCGACCTTCTACAATGTCGGCCAGGCGGAGATCGTCGGCGTCGAGTTCGAGGCGTCCTACGAATCCACATATTTCTTCTCGCGCGCGGCCTACACGATGATCCGCGGCGAGAATACCGAGACCGACGAGGATCTGAACTCGATCCCGGCCGACGAACTCGTCCTGACGCTGGGCGGCCGTCTTCCCGAGCAGGACCTGTCTTTCGGTTGGCGCGGCGTCTTCGCCGCTGGGCAGGACAAGGTCTCCGGCACCACCCTCACGACCAACGGCTACACGGTGCACAACCTGTTCGCCAGCTGGAAACCGTCCGAGGGCGTGATGGAAGGAACCGAAGTGCGCTTCGGCGTCGAGAACCTGCTCGACAAGAATTATCGCGAGCACCTTTCGGGCGACAACGCGGCGGGCCGGACCTTCCGGATCACGCTCGCACGCCAGTTCTGA
- a CDS encoding MotA/TolQ/ExbB proton channel family protein: MTSAIDQVQRFMEAGGPIMYLLALLSVLATTVFVSKLVQFQMLRLWGGGDRDDALRLWRSGQGSAAVARIDGDEHPASAMARYAMQLRLSGKLNDAGMREEVERVAGLFLDRLSSGLRLLSAIAMLSPLIGLLGTVIGMIDAFQALEEAGNKVDPSILSGGIWVALLTTAAGLVVAIPATAAHQLLDGIVERAGRAMEDAATQVFTAAPGIAEEKMARRAPAAAVLQGAE; this comes from the coding sequence ATGACGTCAGCTATCGATCAGGTGCAGAGGTTCATGGAGGCGGGTGGGCCGATCATGTATCTGCTCGCGCTCTTGTCCGTCCTGGCGACCACCGTGTTCGTCTCCAAGCTGGTGCAGTTCCAGATGCTGCGCCTTTGGGGCGGCGGCGATCGGGACGACGCGCTGAGGCTTTGGCGGTCCGGGCAGGGATCGGCCGCCGTCGCACGGATTGACGGCGACGAGCATCCCGCGTCCGCGATGGCGCGATATGCGATGCAACTCCGCCTTAGCGGCAAGTTGAACGATGCCGGGATGCGCGAGGAAGTGGAGCGTGTCGCAGGGCTCTTTCTCGACCGACTTTCCTCCGGCCTGCGTCTACTTTCCGCAATCGCGATGCTGAGCCCGCTGATCGGTCTGCTCGGAACGGTGATCGGCATGATCGATGCGTTCCAGGCGCTGGAAGAGGCGGGGAACAAGGTCGATCCCTCGATCCTTTCCGGCGGTATCTGGGTTGCCCTGCTGACAACGGCGGCCGGTCTCGTCGTCGCCATTCCCGCGACCGCGGCGCATCAGTTGCTCGATGGCATCGTCGAGCGCGCAGGGCGGGCGATGGAAGACGCGGCAACGCAGGTCTTCACCGCCGCGCCGGGCATCGCCGAAGAAAAGATGGCCCGCCGCGCGCCGGCAGCGGCCGTTCTGCAGGGCGCGGAGTAG
- a CDS encoding hemin-degrading factor gives MTRQSAEQLLAELNRMKEEEGAVRARSAAAVLGVPEAALLEARELDGSVRRLSVSGMEVVPLIERLPAVGDVLVLTRNEYCVHEKTGVFENMRFNTHMGSAFGKEIDLRMFFTKWVTGFHVVDESPKMTRHSLQFFDASGTAAFKIYAVKGTDLGAFVALAEEYTDPSPKPLVFSEPEAAKQDRPDAEIDVEDLRGRWSRLGNGHQFNRMLAELGIGRLQALRLAGQDFARPVPVTSVEYMLNSVAGSGLPIMCFVRSPGCVQVHSGPVKTIKRAAGWLNILDPRFNLHLRDDAIAACYLVCKTSTEKGLNITSLDSFDADGNVICQFFPVREEGAEEPEAWLDLVNGFVTGEAA, from the coding sequence ATGACAAGACAATCGGCGGAACAGCTGCTCGCAGAGCTCAATCGGATGAAGGAAGAGGAGGGAGCGGTCCGTGCAAGATCGGCCGCCGCCGTACTCGGCGTCCCGGAGGCAGCTCTTCTCGAGGCGCGAGAGCTCGACGGCAGCGTCCGCCGGTTGTCTGTCTCCGGAATGGAGGTCGTTCCGCTGATCGAACGGCTGCCCGCAGTCGGGGATGTCTTGGTTCTCACGCGCAACGAATATTGCGTGCACGAGAAGACGGGCGTGTTCGAGAACATGCGCTTCAACACGCATATGGGCTCGGCCTTCGGGAAGGAGATCGATCTCCGGATGTTCTTCACCAAATGGGTGACGGGGTTCCACGTGGTCGACGAGTCGCCGAAAATGACCCGTCACTCCCTGCAGTTCTTCGACGCGTCCGGGACGGCGGCGTTCAAGATCTACGCCGTCAAGGGCACCGATCTCGGCGCCTTCGTCGCGCTCGCGGAGGAGTACACGGACCCGTCACCGAAACCGCTTGTGTTCTCGGAGCCGGAAGCGGCGAAGCAGGACAGGCCCGATGCCGAGATCGATGTCGAGGATCTACGTGGCCGCTGGAGCCGCCTCGGTAACGGCCACCAGTTCAATCGGATGCTGGCAGAACTGGGCATCGGCCGGCTACAGGCACTGCGGCTGGCGGGTCAGGACTTCGCCCGACCGGTGCCAGTGACCTCCGTCGAATACATGCTGAACAGCGTTGCCGGGAGCGGGTTGCCTATCATGTGCTTCGTGCGCAGTCCCGGATGCGTGCAGGTTCATTCCGGGCCGGTCAAGACGATCAAGCGGGCTGCGGGCTGGCTCAATATCCTCGATCCGCGCTTCAATCTGCATCTGAGGGACGACGCGATCGCCGCCTGCTATCTGGTCTGCAAGACATCGACCGAGAAGGGGCTGAACATCACCTCGCTCGACAGTTTCGATGCCGACGGCAACGTGATCTGCCAGTTCTTCCCGGTCCGCGAGGAGGGCGCCGAGGAGCCGGAAGCCTGGCTCGATCTGGTCAACGGGTTCGTCACGGGAGAGGCGGCATGA